One window of the Shewanella khirikhana genome contains the following:
- a CDS encoding RloB family protein encodes MGSDDRFRKLKEKQKTQTKRASAKKEPYEKFLIVCEDTVSGYHYLKDVIKHFKLSTANVSIVGLGQSPISIVEHANSRFTDEKRSYRPDFDKVFCVFDRDTHSTFFEAKQKIEAINKKLKKPIFDAIPSDPCFEIWLIIHFRYTSKLYEKSGKKSAANIVVDDLRMLLPQYQKGYTKAFHDTFQLMTKAIENSKKLKDYCKKNGTESPRTDIDKMIEYIIEQHESKKKPKTKSEDRHNT; translated from the coding sequence ATGGGCTCAGATGATCGTTTTCGTAAGTTAAAAGAAAAACAAAAGACTCAGACAAAAAGAGCATCAGCCAAAAAAGAACCATATGAAAAGTTCCTAATTGTCTGCGAAGATACTGTATCTGGATACCATTACTTGAAGGATGTAATTAAACATTTCAAGTTATCGACCGCTAATGTGTCAATAGTAGGATTAGGACAGTCTCCAATCAGTATAGTTGAACATGCAAATAGTCGATTCACTGACGAAAAGAGGTCATACAGACCAGACTTTGACAAGGTATTTTGTGTCTTTGATAGAGATACTCACAGCACATTCTTTGAAGCTAAGCAAAAAATTGAAGCCATCAATAAAAAACTAAAGAAACCGATATTCGATGCGATACCCAGTGACCCTTGCTTTGAAATATGGCTAATAATTCACTTCAGATATACGTCCAAGTTATATGAAAAATCTGGTAAAAAATCAGCAGCCAATATTGTTGTTGATGATTTGAGGATGCTACTACCACAGTACCAAAAAGGTTATACAAAAGCTTTTCATGATACATTTCAACTCATGACGAAAGCGATAGAAAACTCTAAGAAACTAAAAGATTACTGCAAAAAAAACGGAACTGAATCTCCAAGGACTGATATTGATAAAATGATAGAATATATAATTGAACAGCATGAATCCAAAAAAAAACC